A genome region from Nymphalis io chromosome Z, ilAglIoxx1.1, whole genome shotgun sequence includes the following:
- the LOC126780616 gene encoding proton-coupled amino acid transporter-like protein pathetic gives MVNEANGSLPPPQEMESFLPQDEKKEQIVSKTYNLAKEKDAESGDFDPFAERNLENPTSNMDTLTHLLKASLGTGILAMPKAFKCAGLISGIFFTILVAVVCTHCSYVLIKCAHVLYKKTRKSTMSFPEVAEAALDNGPVGLRKWANAFRIFILVSLFMTYFGTCSVYTVIIAKNIMQVVLHYMEDQKEVLGIRIFIVILLVPLIFMVWIKNLKYLAPVSMVANLFMGLGLGITFYFLVGTGGLDFNQVVSVKPPSEWPEFFSLTIFAMEAIGVVMPLENSMKTPRSMLGFCGVLNKGMSGVTLVYILLGFLGYLRYGDAVEDSITLNLEPQPGDPQVYEVLAQIVKIAIAIAVYCTFGLQFFVCIEIMWNSIKDKFTKRPELADYITRTIMVTVCVLLAVAVPTIGPFMGVIGAFCFSILGLIAPAFIEVITYWDIGFGPYKYLIWKNVIVLIFGLFALIFGTKDAIISIINVYSS, from the exons ATGGTTAAC gaAGCTAACGGGAGTTTGCCTCCGCCACAGGAGATGGAATCCTTTCTACCTCAAGATGAAAAGAAGGAACAGATAGTCAGCAAGAC atacaaTTTAGCCAAGGAGAAAGATGCCGAATCTGGAGATTTTGATCCTTTCGCGGAAAGAAATTTGGAGAATCCTACTTC taacATGGACACCCTGACACATTTGTTGAAGGCTTCTCTAGGCACGGGAATTCTTGCAATGCCTAAAGCTTTCAAATGCGCGGGTTTAATTTCTGGCATCTTCTTTACAATCTTGGTCGCAGTTGTTTGCACACATTGTTCATATGTCCTC ataaaatGCGCTCACGTTCTTTATAAGAAGACTCGAAAATCAACTATGAGCTTTCCTGAAGTTGCAGAAGCAGCCCTTGATAACGGGCCTGTGGGACTAAGAAAATGGGCAAACGCTTTCAG AATCTTCATCCTCGTAAGCCTGTTTATGACATACTTTGGTACTTGCTCCGTGTACACAGTCATCATTGCTAAAAATATAATGCAG GTTGTACTACACTACATGGAAGATCAAAAAGAAGTCCTTGGAATACGAATATTTATAGTGATTCTTCTTGTACCTCTCATTTTCATGGTTTGGATCAAAAATCTGAAGTACTTGGCTCCAGTATCAATGGTAGCAAACCTGTTCATGGGTCTAGGCCTCGGAATAACGTTCTACTTCCTCGTTGGAACCGGTGGACTCGATTTTAACCAAGTTGTATCTGTAAAACCACCAAGTGAATGGCCAGAATTCTTCTCGTTGACAATATTTGCCATGGAAGCCATCGGTGTAGTTATGCCTTTAGAAAATTCCATGAAGACACCGCGTTCAATGCTTGGTTTTTGTGGAGTACTTAATAAGGGAATGTCAGGAGTAACTCTTGTGTATATTCTCCTGGGTTTCCTTGGATATTTGCGATACGGAGATGCCGTTGAGGATTCCATTACCCTGAACTTAGAACCTCAACCAGGAGACCCACAGGTTTATGAAGT gcTGGCTCAAATCGTGAAGATAGCAATCGCGATTGCAGTATACTGCACATTTGGTCTTCAATTCTTCGTCTGCATTGAGATCATGTGGAACAGCATTAAGGACAAGTTTACTAAAAGACCTGAGCTCGCTGATTATATCACGCGTACTATAATGGTTACCGTTTGCGTATTACTCGCTGTAGCGGTACCAACTATTGGACCGTTCATGGGTGTCATTGGCGCATTCTGTTTTTCTATTTTAGGGCTCATTGCTCCGGCATTCATTGAAGTTATAACATATTGGGATATCGGTTTTGGAccttataaatatcttatttggAAAAATGTTATTGTTCTGATTTTTGGTCTATTTGCACTTATTTTCGGTACCAAAGACGccataataagtataataaatgtttatagctCGTAG